The Micromonospora sp. NBC_01740 genome includes a window with the following:
- a CDS encoding hemolysin family protein, producing the protein MPLVGFVLLTGGNAFFVAAEFALVTVDRPEIERRATAGDNRAATVRRTLRELSFQLSGAQLGITLTALLTGYLAEPALARLFTPLLRPVAGDAAGRFTPFLALALATLLSMLFGELVPKNLALARPMPTALATAGPMRAFSRAFGWLIRALNDSANRLVRLLGVEPQEELASARSPEELGLLAAISARAGALPPDTAMLLRRTIRFGDKRAAEAMTPRVDVVALRATATVAELLALSRRTGRTRFPVYEETLDLVTGVAGVPDALGVPLALRGSTTVGSVAREPVYVPESLDLDGVLAALGSAGADLAIVVDEYGGTDGVVTTEDLVEELVGEIADEFDPAAVDDAGAVGLRVPGGERTVLVDGVLRSDELAEQTGFRLPEGPYETLAGFLMARLGHIPLAGETVDESGFEFTVVEVERHRIEQVRVLRPEEPDGDA; encoded by the coding sequence CTGCCCCTGGTCGGCTTCGTGCTGCTGACCGGCGGCAACGCGTTCTTCGTCGCGGCCGAGTTCGCCCTGGTCACGGTGGACCGCCCCGAGATCGAGCGGCGGGCGACCGCAGGTGACAACCGGGCCGCGACCGTACGCCGGACGCTGCGGGAGCTCTCCTTCCAGCTCTCCGGGGCGCAGCTCGGCATCACCCTCACCGCGCTGCTCACGGGCTACCTGGCCGAGCCCGCACTGGCCCGCCTCTTCACCCCGCTGCTGCGGCCGGTCGCCGGGGACGCCGCCGGCCGGTTCACCCCGTTCCTCGCCCTGGCCCTGGCCACCCTGCTCTCCATGCTCTTCGGCGAACTGGTGCCGAAGAACCTCGCGCTGGCCCGGCCGATGCCCACCGCCCTCGCGACCGCCGGCCCGATGCGCGCCTTCTCCCGCGCCTTCGGCTGGCTGATCCGGGCGCTGAACGACTCGGCGAACCGCCTCGTCCGGCTGCTGGGCGTGGAGCCGCAGGAGGAACTGGCCAGCGCCCGCTCGCCGGAGGAGCTGGGGCTGCTGGCGGCCATCTCGGCGCGGGCCGGGGCGCTGCCGCCGGACACCGCCATGCTGCTGCGCCGGACCATCCGGTTCGGCGACAAGCGGGCCGCCGAGGCGATGACCCCGCGGGTCGACGTCGTCGCGCTGCGGGCCACCGCCACCGTGGCGGAGCTGCTGGCGCTGTCCCGCCGGACCGGGCGGACCCGGTTCCCGGTGTACGAGGAGACCCTCGACCTGGTGACCGGCGTCGCCGGGGTGCCGGACGCGCTGGGCGTGCCGCTGGCCCTGCGCGGCTCGACCACGGTCGGGTCGGTGGCCCGCGAACCGGTGTACGTGCCGGAGAGCCTGGACCTCGACGGCGTACTGGCCGCACTCGGCAGCGCGGGTGCCGACCTCGCCATCGTCGTCGACGAGTACGGCGGCACCGACGGCGTGGTCACCACGGAGGACCTCGTGGAGGAGCTGGTCGGGGAGATCGCCGACGAGTTCGACCCGGCCGCGGTGGACGACGCCGGCGCGGTCGGGCTGAGGGTGCCGGGCGGGGAGCGGACGGTCCTCGTCGACGGGGTGCTGCGCTCCGACGAGCTGGCGGAGCAGACCGGCTTCCGGCTGCCCGAGGGGCCGTACGAGACGCTCGCCGGGTTCCTGATGGCCCGGCTGGGGCACATTCCGCTCGCGGGCGAGACGGTCGACGAGTCGGGCTTCGAGTTCACCGTCGTGGAGGTCGAGCGGCACCGGATCGAGCAGGTCCGGGTGCTCCGTCCCGAGGAGCCGGACGGCGATGCCTGA
- a CDS encoding hemolysin family protein, with translation MPELLVTVALLLGNAFFVGSEFALIASRRTVVEPLAAGSKRARWALSAMNQIPLMIAGAQLGITICSLGLGAIAEPALAHLLEPAFRAARLPEGVVHPVAFVLALGVVVFLHTVVGEMVPKNITLAGPEPSALWLGPAMLAFCLATKPLLVAMKWASRRVLGLWRVEAAEAVKTVFTAEELAGLVSQARTEGLLDAEEHARITGALALHSRTAADALQPWSTVTTVAEDVSPASLEVLATLTGRSRFPVVQRHTRRVLGFVHVKDVLGYAGASRRAPVPADVYRPLAVVPPDRTLADLLLSMRRERRHMVLVSDGRRPLGVVTLDDVLTAIVGRRADTLGTQAVAQA, from the coding sequence ATGCCTGAGCTGTTGGTCACCGTCGCGCTGCTGCTCGGCAACGCGTTCTTCGTGGGCAGCGAGTTCGCGCTGATCGCGTCCCGGCGCACGGTGGTCGAGCCGTTGGCGGCCGGCTCGAAGCGGGCCCGCTGGGCGTTGTCGGCGATGAACCAGATCCCGCTGATGATCGCCGGGGCGCAGCTCGGGATCACCATCTGTTCGCTGGGGCTGGGCGCGATCGCCGAGCCCGCCCTCGCGCACCTGCTGGAGCCGGCGTTCCGCGCGGCGCGGCTGCCGGAGGGGGTGGTCCACCCGGTGGCCTTCGTGCTCGCCCTCGGGGTGGTGGTCTTCCTGCACACCGTGGTCGGCGAGATGGTGCCGAAGAACATCACCCTGGCCGGGCCGGAGCCGTCGGCGCTCTGGCTGGGGCCGGCGATGCTGGCGTTCTGCCTGGCCACCAAGCCGCTGCTGGTGGCGATGAAGTGGGCGTCGCGCCGGGTGCTGGGACTGTGGCGGGTCGAGGCGGCCGAGGCCGTGAAGACGGTCTTCACCGCCGAGGAGCTGGCCGGGCTGGTGTCGCAGGCGCGTACGGAGGGGCTGCTCGACGCGGAGGAGCACGCCCGGATCACGGGCGCGCTCGCGTTGCACAGCCGGACGGCCGCCGACGCCCTGCAACCGTGGTCCACGGTGACCACGGTGGCCGAGGACGTCTCGCCCGCCTCGCTGGAGGTGCTGGCCACCCTGACGGGGCGGTCCCGCTTCCCGGTGGTGCAGCGACACACCCGCCGGGTGCTCGGCTTCGTGCACGTCAAGGACGTGCTCGGGTACGCGGGCGCGAGCCGGCGGGCCCCCGTGCCGGCGGACGTCTACCGGCCGTTGGCGGTGGTGCCGCCGGACCGTACGCTCGCCGACCTGTTGCTGTCGATGCGCCGGGAGCGGCGGCACATGGTGCTGGTCAGCGACGGTCGCCGCCCCCTCGGGGTGGTCACGCTCGACGACGTATTGACTGCGATCGTCGGCAGGCGGGCCGACACCCTTGGTACGCAAGCGGTTGCGCAGGCGTGA
- a CDS encoding C40 family peptidase: MPPHRHAPGRSARPGGLRRVAHRLLTLVAAAAVGAGMLAAPAHAEPSVDEIEAAIDQKWEQLEPTIEQYNKVRAQLKVNRKKSEDLQKKIQPLALESELAMDRVGDLASRYYISGPSHDIGALLVSAKPDTLTEQLTLLDRLAAQERKQLEGVTRVRQKYDTEKQKLDTLIVSQTKQQNDLAAKKKQIDADIKKLEASMPVTTVKTEKCPTINGVVSEKARTAIRTACAQVGDPYVWGATGPNSFDCSGLTQYAYKAAGVHLTHFTGAQWNEGKAIPRSEARPGDLVFFKSDLSHVGLYLGNDKMVHAPRAGKPVNVSSINTMPVAGFRRP, from the coding sequence ATGCCCCCTCATCGTCACGCACCGGGACGGTCTGCTCGTCCGGGTGGCCTGCGCAGGGTCGCCCACCGTCTGCTCACCCTGGTCGCCGCGGCGGCGGTCGGCGCCGGCATGCTGGCCGCGCCCGCCCACGCCGAGCCCTCGGTCGACGAGATCGAGGCCGCGATCGACCAGAAGTGGGAGCAGCTCGAGCCCACCATCGAGCAGTACAACAAGGTGCGGGCGCAGCTGAAGGTCAACCGCAAGAAGTCGGAGGACCTGCAGAAGAAGATCCAGCCGTTGGCGCTGGAGAGCGAGCTGGCGATGGACCGGGTCGGCGATCTCGCCTCCCGTTACTACATCTCCGGCCCGTCCCACGACATCGGCGCGCTGCTGGTCAGCGCCAAGCCCGACACGCTGACCGAGCAGCTGACGCTGCTGGACCGGCTGGCCGCGCAGGAGCGCAAGCAGCTCGAGGGCGTGACCCGGGTCCGCCAGAAGTACGACACGGAGAAGCAGAAGCTCGACACGCTCATCGTGTCGCAGACGAAGCAGCAGAACGACCTGGCCGCGAAGAAGAAGCAGATCGACGCCGACATCAAGAAGCTCGAGGCGTCGATGCCGGTGACGACGGTCAAGACGGAGAAGTGCCCGACCATCAACGGCGTGGTCAGCGAGAAGGCCCGCACCGCGATCCGGACCGCCTGCGCGCAGGTCGGCGACCCGTACGTCTGGGGTGCCACCGGCCCGAACTCGTTCGACTGCTCCGGTCTCACCCAGTACGCCTACAAGGCGGCGGGGGTCCACCTGACGCACTTCACGGGTGCGCAGTGGAACGAGGGCAAGGCCATCCCACGCTCCGAGGCGCGCCCGGGTGACCTGGTCTTCTTCAAGTCCGACCTGAGTCACGTCGGCCTCTACCTCGGCAACGACAAGATGGTGCACGCGCCGCGGGCCGGCAAACCGGTAAACGTCTCCAGCATCAACACGATGCCGGTGGCCGGGTTCCGCCGGCCCTGA
- a CDS encoding N-acetylmuramoyl-L-alanine amidase, translating into MHLSATSRSRRVLLAAAVAAAMAATPLTAAGSAAAAAPVNDRQQQYAAAAAEYGVPESVLLGVSYLQSRWDTNAGTPSTSGGYGPMHLTDAEHVTALAGGTHHDEGTEDPRGDDSRPSLAEAGEPPAATPPAEAALRTVDAAAELTGASEESLRTDVTANIRGGAALLAAYQKEIGAPVGAGTDPAAWYGAVARYSGADSADAAAAFANEVYATIATGDSRVTDDGQRVTLAGRAVQPDRSWLDRLRLRKLARPDGLECPSDISCEWIPAPYENYGPTLGDYGNHDLGNRPTQQKIEYIVIHDTEGYFGPSVNLVKDPKRVGWHYTLRSVDGHIAQHIKTKNVGWHAGNWYVNAKSIGLEHEGFAGHGTWYTEAMYRTSAKLVRHLARAYNIPLDRNHIIGHDNVPGTVAANVRGMHWDPGPYWDWSHYFDLLKAPFKSTGTHRTGLVTIDPDFATNQPPFTGCNRQPPGVPNPPPATAPCPLRGSSALFLHNAPSHDAPLVNDIALRPDGTPNTTYVSDHGARVSAGQTYALAEVQGDWTAIWYLGQKGWFHNPAAKPTAKWTVGFVVTPKAGKATIPVYGRAYPEQAAYPEGVPYQAISPLQYTLSAGQRYAVGNLLPGEYYRATTFDGSAPHDQTVVRGDNRYVQVQFGHRIMYVNLDDVNLVPSPLGAPR; encoded by the coding sequence ATGCACCTGTCAGCGACATCGAGGAGCAGACGCGTCCTGCTGGCCGCCGCCGTGGCCGCCGCCATGGCGGCGACGCCGCTCACCGCCGCCGGATCCGCCGCCGCGGCAGCGCCGGTGAACGACCGGCAGCAGCAGTACGCCGCCGCGGCCGCCGAGTACGGCGTACCTGAGAGCGTCCTGCTCGGGGTCTCCTACCTGCAGTCCCGCTGGGACACCAACGCCGGCACGCCGAGCACCAGCGGCGGCTACGGACCGATGCACCTCACCGACGCCGAGCACGTCACCGCCCTCGCCGGCGGCACGCACCACGACGAGGGCACCGAGGACCCGCGCGGCGACGACTCCCGCCCGTCCCTGGCCGAGGCGGGCGAGCCGCCGGCCGCCACGCCGCCCGCCGAGGCCGCGCTGCGGACCGTCGACGCCGCCGCCGAGTTGACCGGCGCCAGCGAGGAGTCGCTGCGGACGGACGTCACGGCGAACATCCGGGGCGGCGCGGCGCTGCTGGCCGCGTACCAGAAGGAGATCGGCGCCCCGGTCGGCGCCGGCACCGACCCGGCGGCCTGGTACGGCGCGGTGGCCCGGTACTCCGGCGCGGACAGCGCCGACGCCGCGGCGGCCTTCGCCAACGAGGTGTACGCCACCATCGCCACGGGCGACAGCCGGGTGACCGACGACGGGCAGCGGGTCACGCTGGCCGGCCGGGCGGTCCAGCCGGACCGCTCCTGGCTGGACCGGCTGCGCCTGCGCAAGCTCGCCCGGCCGGACGGGCTGGAGTGCCCGAGCGACATCTCCTGCGAGTGGATCCCGGCGCCGTACGAGAACTACGGCCCCACCCTGGGCGACTACGGCAACCACGACCTGGGCAACCGTCCCACCCAGCAGAAGATCGAGTACATCGTCATCCACGACACCGAGGGCTACTTCGGCCCCAGCGTCAACCTGGTCAAGGACCCGAAGCGGGTGGGTTGGCACTACACCCTGCGCTCGGTGGACGGGCACATCGCCCAGCACATCAAGACCAAGAACGTCGGCTGGCACGCCGGCAACTGGTACGTGAACGCCAAGTCCATCGGCCTCGAACACGAGGGCTTCGCCGGGCACGGCACCTGGTACACCGAGGCGATGTACCGCACCTCCGCCAAGCTGGTCCGCCACCTGGCGCGGGCGTACAACATCCCGCTGGACCGCAACCACATCATCGGGCACGACAACGTCCCCGGCACCGTCGCCGCGAACGTGCGCGGCATGCACTGGGACCCGGGACCGTACTGGGACTGGTCGCACTACTTCGACCTGCTGAAGGCGCCGTTCAAGTCGACCGGCACGCACCGAACCGGGCTGGTCACCATCGACCCGGACTTCGCCACCAACCAGCCGCCGTTCACCGGCTGCAACCGGCAGCCTCCGGGCGTGCCGAACCCGCCCCCGGCGACGGCCCCCTGCCCGCTGCGCGGCTCCTCCGCGCTGTTCCTGCACAACGCCCCGAGCCACGACGCGCCGCTGGTCAACGACATCGCGCTGCGGCCCGACGGCACCCCGAACACCACGTACGTCTCCGACCACGGCGCCCGCGTCTCGGCCGGCCAGACGTACGCGCTTGCCGAGGTGCAGGGCGACTGGACCGCGATCTGGTACCTCGGCCAGAAGGGGTGGTTCCACAACCCGGCCGCCAAGCCGACGGCGAAGTGGACCGTCGGGTTCGTGGTGACCCCGAAGGCCGGTAAGGCCACCATCCCGGTGTACGGCCGGGCCTACCCGGAGCAGGCCGCGTACCCGGAGGGCGTGCCGTACCAGGCGATCTCGCCGCTGCAGTACACGCTCTCGGCCGGCCAGCGGTACGCCGTCGGCAACCTGCTCCCCGGCGAGTACTACCGGGCCACCACGTTCGACGGCTCCGCTCCCCACGACCAGACGGTCGTCCGGGGCGACAACAGGTACGTGCAGGTCCAGTTCGGTCACCGGATCATGTACGTCAACCTGGACGACGTGAACCTGGTGCCGTCCCCGCTGGGCGCGCCCCGCTGA
- a CDS encoding C40 family peptidase, with translation MAHHAPRPPSARSALADPVTAAPRPRWYRCTTALAALAAFAVVLTGGATAAHAEPTVAEIERQIDEDWNKLEPIIERHNATRQDLTARRKQADALAAQIGPLEKQVDQAMEKVGALAARAYKGENVSAVNALLGSRSPSEMIGQLELLDQFAQHQQQDVRQVAELRDRLAAKKAPLDEMVVQLSRTEAQLAAKKKQINAEIDRLQKLRLRVYGNGGGGPLRPAPCPAGYPGGPAGTAVKFACAQIGKPYVWGAEGPNSYDCSGLMLAAWAKAGVSLPHNAAQQRRATASVSRGELRPGDLVFYYSDLHHVGMYVGGGWVVHASRAGVPIKMKKVDDGPIHSYGRPG, from the coding sequence GTGGCACACCATGCCCCGCGGCCACCGTCGGCCCGGTCGGCCCTCGCCGACCCGGTGACGGCTGCGCCGCGCCCACGCTGGTACCGCTGCACCACCGCCCTCGCCGCCCTGGCCGCGTTCGCCGTCGTCCTGACCGGCGGCGCCACGGCGGCCCACGCCGAACCGACGGTCGCCGAGATCGAGCGGCAGATCGACGAGGACTGGAACAAGCTCGAACCGATCATCGAACGGCACAACGCCACCCGCCAGGACCTGACCGCCAGGCGCAAGCAGGCCGACGCGCTCGCCGCGCAGATCGGGCCGCTGGAGAAGCAGGTCGACCAGGCGATGGAGAAGGTCGGCGCGCTGGCAGCCCGCGCCTACAAGGGCGAGAACGTCTCCGCCGTCAACGCCCTGCTGGGCAGCCGCTCGCCGAGCGAGATGATCGGGCAGCTCGAACTGCTCGACCAGTTCGCCCAGCACCAGCAGCAGGACGTGCGGCAGGTCGCCGAGTTGCGCGACCGGCTGGCCGCCAAGAAGGCGCCGCTGGACGAGATGGTCGTCCAGCTCAGCCGCACCGAGGCCCAGCTCGCGGCGAAGAAGAAGCAGATCAACGCCGAGATCGACCGGTTGCAGAAGCTACGGCTGCGGGTCTACGGCAACGGCGGCGGCGGGCCGCTGCGTCCCGCCCCCTGCCCGGCCGGCTATCCCGGCGGCCCGGCCGGCACCGCCGTGAAGTTCGCCTGCGCGCAGATCGGCAAGCCCTACGTCTGGGGCGCCGAGGGGCCGAACTCGTACGACTGCTCCGGCCTGATGCTCGCCGCCTGGGCGAAGGCGGGGGTGTCGCTGCCGCACAACGCCGCGCAGCAGCGCCGGGCCACGGCGTCCGTGAGCCGGGGCGAGCTGCGCCCCGGTGACCTCGTCTTCTACTACAGCGACCTGCACCACGTCGGCATGTACGTCGGCGGGGGCTGGGTGGTGCACGCCTCCCGCGCCGGGGTGCCGATCAAGATGAAGAAGGTCGACGACGGCCCGATCCACAGCTACGGCCGACCCGGCTGA
- the dcd gene encoding dCTP deaminase, whose amino-acid sequence MLLSDRDLASEIEAGTLALEPFEPALVQPSSIDVRLDKLFRVFNNHLYTHIDPAQQQDDLTSMVEVPEGEPYVLHPGEFVLASTLEVITLGDQLAGRLEGKSSLGRLGLLTHSTAGFIDPGFSGHVTLELSNVANLPITLWPGMKIGQLCIFRLSSPAQHPYGSAVYGSRYQGQRGPTPSRSWQHWRTWPTR is encoded by the coding sequence ATGCTGCTCTCCGACCGCGACCTGGCCTCCGAGATCGAGGCGGGAACGCTCGCGCTGGAGCCGTTCGAGCCCGCGCTGGTGCAACCGTCCAGCATCGACGTACGCCTGGACAAGCTCTTCCGGGTCTTCAACAACCACCTCTACACCCACATCGACCCCGCGCAGCAGCAGGACGACCTCACGTCGATGGTCGAGGTGCCCGAGGGCGAGCCGTACGTGCTGCATCCGGGCGAGTTCGTGCTCGCCTCGACGCTGGAGGTGATCACGCTCGGCGACCAGCTCGCCGGCCGCCTGGAGGGGAAGAGCTCACTGGGCCGACTGGGCCTGCTCACCCACTCCACGGCGGGCTTCATCGACCCGGGCTTCTCCGGTCACGTGACCCTCGAACTGTCCAACGTCGCCAATCTGCCGATCACCCTCTGGCCGGGCATGAAGATCGGTCAGCTCTGCATCTTCCGGCTCTCGTCGCCGGCGCAGCACCCGTACGGCTCGGCCGTCTACGGCTCGCGCTACCAGGGGCAGCGCGGCCCGACCCCGAGCCGCTCCTGGCAGCACTGGCGCACCTGGCCCACCCGCTGA
- a CDS encoding pyridoxamine 5'-phosphate oxidase family protein, which produces MASWSEFAADEPRLADGIRLLMQQYGPGFGYLATVRADGGPRVHPVSPVITDEGLFCFVVDSPKRRDLERDGRYALHSFPPEESDDEAYVAGHARPVTDPARVARLARSHRAAPQVDWRVFEFTVDVAMLARRESGVAGGASEWHGRPAVQVWLDPRAAAAGTALVPETRSGRVGDHAARPAA; this is translated from the coding sequence ATGGCTTCCTGGTCCGAATTCGCCGCCGACGAGCCCCGCCTCGCCGACGGGATCCGCCTCCTCATGCAGCAGTACGGGCCGGGCTTCGGCTACCTGGCCACCGTCCGCGCCGACGGCGGTCCCCGGGTGCACCCGGTGTCCCCGGTGATCACCGACGAGGGGCTCTTCTGCTTCGTCGTCGACTCGCCCAAGCGGCGCGACCTGGAGCGCGACGGCCGCTACGCGCTGCATTCGTTCCCGCCCGAGGAGAGCGACGACGAAGCCTACGTCGCCGGCCACGCCCGGCCGGTGACCGACCCGGCGCGGGTCGCCCGGCTGGCCCGCAGCCACCGGGCCGCGCCGCAGGTCGACTGGCGGGTCTTCGAGTTCACCGTCGATGTGGCGATGCTGGCCCGCCGCGAGTCCGGCGTCGCGGGCGGCGCCAGCGAGTGGCACGGCCGGCCCGCCGTCCAGGTGTGGCTCGACCCCCGCGCGGCCGCCGCCGGCACCGCGCTGGTGCCCGAGACCCGGTCGGGGCGCGTCGGCGACCACGCCGCCCGCCCCGCCGCCTGA
- a CDS encoding zinc metalloprotease — translation MGLRPNLLTRRTAGVASTTLALLLSTAAVGVVPAASAFSAAPTEVCVEPADVHSDARVKPGSGAKHEPNELTLAETREREADMAAALRERARFRTGAGASTMAAAVTIPVVVHVIQENSTRAGGNIPDSMVNSQINVLNQSFSGATGGASTAFSFQLQKINRVTNPSWYPIVQGSSAERSMKTSLRTGGKNTLNIYLGELSNGLLGWATFPTRNLNSMDGVVVLSESLPGGTATNYNQGDTGTHEVGHWLNLYHTFQGGCSGSGDSVSDTAAEASPASGCPTGRNTCTAPGVDPITNFMDYSYDSCMYQFTAGQASRMLTAWNAYRAA, via the coding sequence ATGGGACTCCGTCCCAACCTGCTGACCCGGCGTACGGCCGGCGTCGCGTCGACGACCCTCGCGCTGCTGCTCAGCACCGCCGCCGTGGGGGTCGTACCGGCCGCTTCGGCCTTCTCCGCCGCCCCGACCGAGGTCTGCGTCGAGCCGGCCGACGTCCACTCGGACGCCCGCGTCAAGCCGGGCAGCGGCGCCAAGCACGAGCCGAACGAGCTCACCCTCGCGGAGACCCGCGAGCGCGAGGCCGACATGGCCGCCGCGCTGCGCGAGCGGGCCCGGTTCCGTACCGGCGCCGGGGCCTCCACGATGGCCGCCGCCGTCACCATCCCGGTGGTGGTGCACGTGATCCAGGAGAACAGCACCCGGGCCGGCGGCAACATCCCCGACTCGATGGTCAACTCGCAGATCAACGTGCTGAACCAGTCGTTCAGCGGGGCCACCGGCGGCGCGTCCACCGCGTTCAGTTTCCAGCTCCAGAAGATCAACCGGGTGACGAACCCGTCCTGGTACCCGATCGTGCAGGGCTCCTCGGCGGAGCGGTCGATGAAGACCTCGCTGCGTACGGGCGGCAAGAACACCCTCAACATCTACCTGGGTGAGCTGAGCAACGGCCTGCTCGGCTGGGCGACCTTCCCGACCCGCAACCTCAACAGCATGGACGGCGTCGTCGTGCTGAGCGAGTCGCTGCCGGGCGGCACCGCCACCAACTACAACCAGGGCGACACGGGCACCCACGAGGTCGGCCACTGGCTGAACCTCTACCACACCTTCCAGGGTGGCTGCTCCGGCTCGGGCGACAGCGTCAGCGACACCGCTGCCGAGGCCTCGCCGGCCTCCGGCTGCCCGACCGGGCGGAACACCTGCACCGCGCCGGGCGTCGACCCGATCACCAACTTCATGGACTACAGCTACGACTCCTGCATGTACCAGTTCACCGCCGGGCAGGCCAGCCGCATGCTGACCGCCTGGAACGCGTACCGCGCGGCGTAG
- a CDS encoding e9imm peptide: MSHLPTKLTRDEAIVLVERIMSLGYIDDAELNSLLDQLERGLVCPDIADLIFSVPELTAAEVVDQATAHEPIEMRSGPWAEPSTT; encoded by the coding sequence GTGAGCCACCTGCCTACGAAGCTGACCCGAGATGAGGCGATCGTCCTCGTCGAGCGGATCATGAGCCTCGGTTACATCGACGACGCTGAGCTGAACAGCTTGCTGGATCAACTGGAACGCGGCCTTGTCTGTCCAGACATCGCCGACCTGATCTTCTCGGTTCCCGAGCTGACGGCAGCTGAGGTCGTCGACCAAGCCACTGCCCACGAGCCGATCGAGATGCGATCCGGGCCATGGGCGGAGCCGTCGACCACCTGA
- a CDS encoding tyrosine-type recombinase/integrase, translating into MANKEGHRRFGNVRKLPSGRYQARYLGPDGQMRNAPETFARKSDADRYLTLVEAQMARREWVDPERTKVKLGDYARRWIDQRPNLRPRTVHLYGWLLDKHIVPYLGGVELGQLDTPMVRDWRAKLLGNGVSESMAAKAYRLLRAVLMTAVKEDEILTRNPCRIPGADQEKAAERPVLTLAQVFKLADIVPPRYRALVLVTTFGCLRWGEVAALQRQDVDTAAGTIRVRQAYTEQRGVGLVLGPPKSRASRRMVSLPPAVVEVVRDHLAAEVDDNPDAFVFTTESGRPIWRGNLNKLIGWKASVARVGQPHLHFHDLRHTGNTLAARTGASTRDLMARMGHDSPQAALIYQHATAEADRAIAQALHEAMRTERKQAKKSASKGKRVDKDEKKRKKRGDK; encoded by the coding sequence ATGGCGAACAAGGAAGGTCACCGCCGGTTCGGCAACGTCCGCAAGCTGCCGTCCGGTCGCTATCAGGCCCGCTACCTCGGCCCGGACGGGCAGATGCGCAACGCGCCGGAGACGTTCGCCCGCAAATCCGACGCGGACCGGTACCTCACCCTCGTCGAGGCGCAGATGGCGCGGCGGGAGTGGGTCGACCCGGAACGGACCAAGGTGAAGCTCGGCGACTACGCCCGGCGCTGGATCGACCAACGGCCTAACCTGCGGCCCCGGACGGTCCACCTGTATGGCTGGCTCCTGGACAAGCACATCGTGCCGTACCTCGGCGGGGTGGAGCTGGGGCAGCTGGACACCCCGATGGTCCGCGACTGGCGGGCGAAACTGCTCGGCAACGGCGTCTCGGAGAGCATGGCGGCCAAGGCGTACCGGCTGCTGCGCGCGGTGCTGATGACGGCGGTCAAGGAAGACGAGATCCTGACCCGCAACCCATGCCGCATCCCGGGCGCCGACCAGGAGAAGGCTGCGGAGCGGCCGGTGCTCACGCTCGCCCAGGTCTTCAAGCTGGCCGACATCGTGCCGCCCCGGTACCGCGCCCTGGTCCTCGTCACCACCTTCGGATGCCTGCGCTGGGGGGAGGTGGCCGCGCTGCAACGGCAGGACGTCGACACCGCCGCCGGCACTATCCGGGTACGGCAGGCGTACACCGAACAGCGCGGTGTCGGCCTGGTCCTCGGTCCGCCGAAGTCCCGGGCCAGCCGGCGCATGGTCAGCCTGCCACCGGCCGTCGTTGAGGTGGTCCGTGACCACCTGGCCGCAGAGGTCGACGACAACCCGGACGCGTTCGTCTTCACCACCGAGAGCGGGCGGCCGATCTGGCGTGGCAACCTGAACAAGCTCATCGGCTGGAAGGCGAGCGTCGCCCGGGTCGGGCAACCGCACCTTCACTTCCACGACCTGCGGCACACCGGGAACACCCTCGCCGCACGGACCGGGGCGAGCACTCGTGACCTAATGGCCCGTATGGGGCACGACTCGCCGCAGGCGGCCCTGATCTACCAACACGCGACGGCGGAAGCGGATCGGGCCATCGCCCAGGCGCTGCACGAGGCGATGCGCACGGAGCGCAAGCAGGCCAAGAAGTCGGCCAGCAAGGGCAAACGCGTGGACAAGGATGAGAAGAAGCGCAAGAAGCGCGGCGACAAGTGA
- a CDS encoding excisionase family DNA-binding protein translates to MSERYVRRLVAERRIPFHKLGRSVRIKAADLAAHVESGRVEPLTASGVWRDLRRVA, encoded by the coding sequence ATGAGTGAGCGCTACGTCCGTCGGCTGGTCGCCGAGCGGCGCATCCCGTTCCACAAGCTCGGCCGCAGCGTCCGCATCAAGGCAGCCGACCTGGCGGCACACGTCGAGTCCGGGCGGGTGGAGCCTCTGACCGCCTCGGGCGTGTGGCGCGATCTCCGGCGGGTGGCGTGA